TTTATCTCGTTCTGGGCAGACGGCTCCAAACATATAAGCATATTTGAATTGGCGTTGCCGAATTAATCCTGGTCGACTTCCTTTAGGAGCCCAAATTCTGCTGATAGTGTTTTGTTGACCAAAGCGTCCTTCGTCTTGAAACCAAACATCAACATTTTTTAGATCTACACTTTCCGGTATCCTTTGCTGTACCTCATCTTTGAATTTTTTTTAAACGCTTCCTGTGCTTCTGGATCACTCTCAGGGTGACGTGTTCGACCGGAGATCCATGAAAGGCCAACTTTATGAAGTAATCTATAAACTGTTGAGTTGACACAGTCTATGCCAAATTCCTTGCTTAACATTTCTTTGATATCTCTTCCAACAACTCTTCCCCCTTCACGTTGTTCCTGAAGTTCAAGAACGGCACTTTTAAATCGCTGTTCTTGTTCATCAGTTAATATATTTTTTCTGCCACGACCGCCTCTATCCTTAAGAGACTCTGCTCCTCCTTCTTTATAACGGCATAACCATTTGTATACTGCTTGAGGGTGGACATCGAGTAAATCTGCAACTTCTGTTTCTGGTAGACCTTTTTGTAAGAGCCGCAAACCAAGCAGCCGAATACACTCCCTGTTATCTAAGGCATGTCGTGCTTGGTTTTGGAAATCTTCTTTAAAGAAGGCTTCGGATAAATTGGGAGAACAAGACATCTTAATAGTAGATAGTAGGCAATAAAATTTATACTCAGTTTAGCTCATATTCTGAAAAAGGGATTGGTATTAGTGTCCCATAGTACTGATGACAACGGGGAACTCCGCTCAGGAGGACCCGGACGAGGAAAGGGGGCACCGTAGTTATTGACCCGTCTGTGGGAAACACATGAGGTGCACAGAAACTGATGTTTGTGTCAACGAAACAGAGACGGATAGCCATACTGGCCAGAGACAACCCGGCCATGGTATTCACTTCTCTCAATCACCATATGGATTACAACTGGCTTTTGCAGGCGTATCAACTGACTCGCAAGGATGGTGCGACAGGTGTAGATGGTCAAACAGCCGAGATATATGCGGTACAGCTGGAGTCTAATCTCCTTAATCTGCTGGATCGAATTAAATCTGGCCAATACCGTGCCCCTGCCGTACGACGTACATACATAGATAAGGGAAAAGGTCAGAAAAGGCCGTTGGGTATTCCCACCTTCGAGGACAAGATTGTCCAAAGAGCTGTGGTTATGCTGTTGGAACCGATCTATGAGCAGGATTTTTACAACTGTTCATTTGGCTTCCGGAAACAGCGGTCTGCACATCATGCGTTGGAAAGCCTGCGTAACCATATTATGAGAGACAGGGCTTACTGGGTTCTGGACGTGGATATACAAAAGTATTTCGATACGATTGACCATGGACAGCTGAGGAAGTTTCTCGCCAGACGAGTAGTTGATGGCGTGGTAAGAAAGCTGATTGATAAATGGTTGAAGGCAGGTATTCTTGAATCCGGGGAGGTTTCCTACCCGGTACAGGGAACGCCTCAGGGCGGAGTGATTTC
Above is a genomic segment from Endozoicomonas euniceicola containing:
- a CDS encoding IS630 family transposase gives rise to the protein MSCSPNLSEAFFKEDFQNQARHALDNRECIRLLGLRLLQKGLPETEVADLLDVHPQAVYKWLCRYKEGGAESLKDRGGRGRKNILTDEQEQRFKSAVLELQEQREGGRVVGRDIKEMLSKEFGIDCVNSTVYRLLHKVGLSWISGRTRHPESDPEAQEAFKKNSKMRYSKGYRKV